The following coding sequences lie in one Metallumcola ferriviriculae genomic window:
- a CDS encoding DUF5693 family protein has protein sequence MKKWYRYLLYGVICTAVVLAGWMGWQRHLREAANKELAVVIDYDQVVQLASRENLPVRDVLQEFAQIGVTGVLFKEQNMVDSPSVYRSIWTATGNELLTNPVFAGDWAEIKPNYTYFLTRSGEEFDRLAANLEIKLKGVQKLSEPAAGLYLVGVPLLPGMIKDVGIGFPSEGLKLVSDMGLSILPQIRTWPGADATDISQVFSQFQGYNNIAAVLFNDGQLPPHTEVMAKEIDKIGAPLAGIEFFPQQGFNKLAMLMDKNVVRLHAISAGEMAKTTPREAVDRFLLAATDRNNRILFARFFFNPNSPDWLGANKQYLTQVVDVLQQEGFVLGQPSTFPPIINSRVILFIIGLGGIAGGMLLLDVMGYRRWGIAAGILLVLLYALLLASGHVSLGRKLFALGGTVVFPTLAMIIFIREKPRNIMESIFALIGTAALSLIGAVLMVGLLADKSFMLKLDQFMGVKAAFAGPPVLIFIYLAFLRYRREDWVPRIKAVLESYISVKYLLLVGVLGLVGLVYIMRSGNEGVFVSDLELRVRSLLEQILVVRPRTKEFLIGHPLLFLTFYLGYKDYLLPVVVLASIGQVSLVNTFAHSWTPLAISLFRTFNGLWLGILGGIALVLLYRLWLWLEARYLRG, from the coding sequence ATGAAAAAATGGTATCGTTACTTATTATATGGTGTTATCTGTACGGCGGTGGTACTGGCAGGCTGGATGGGCTGGCAGCGGCACCTGCGCGAGGCAGCCAACAAGGAATTGGCTGTGGTAATTGACTATGACCAAGTAGTACAATTGGCGTCCAGGGAAAACCTGCCGGTGCGGGACGTACTGCAGGAATTTGCTCAAATAGGTGTTACCGGGGTTCTTTTTAAAGAGCAGAATATGGTTGATTCTCCCTCGGTGTATAGGTCTATTTGGACCGCCACAGGCAACGAACTGCTTACCAACCCGGTGTTTGCTGGGGACTGGGCTGAGATTAAGCCAAACTACACTTATTTTCTGACTAGAAGCGGGGAAGAATTTGACCGGTTGGCAGCTAATTTGGAAATAAAGCTTAAGGGCGTACAAAAATTAAGCGAACCTGCAGCGGGGCTCTATCTGGTTGGCGTACCGCTGCTGCCCGGTATGATTAAAGATGTGGGTATTGGCTTTCCTTCCGAAGGTTTGAAGCTTGTCAGCGATATGGGTTTGAGCATTCTACCTCAGATTCGTACTTGGCCGGGGGCGGATGCCACTGATATATCTCAGGTTTTTAGCCAATTCCAGGGGTATAACAATATTGCCGCAGTTCTTTTCAATGATGGGCAATTACCGCCGCACACCGAAGTCATGGCGAAAGAAATTGATAAGATCGGCGCACCTTTGGCCGGAATAGAATTTTTTCCACAGCAGGGTTTTAACAAGCTGGCTATGCTGATGGACAAAAATGTGGTGCGGCTGCACGCCATTTCCGCGGGCGAGATGGCCAAGACAACGCCGCGAGAAGCGGTGGATAGGTTCTTGCTGGCAGCTACTGACCGAAACAATAGGATTTTATTTGCCCGGTTTTTCTTTAATCCCAATTCACCGGATTGGCTGGGAGCCAATAAACAGTACCTGACCCAAGTGGTGGATGTTTTACAGCAGGAAGGGTTTGTCCTCGGACAGCCCAGCACATTTCCACCGATCATTAACTCTCGGGTTATCCTTTTTATCATCGGTTTAGGGGGAATAGCCGGGGGGATGCTGCTGCTGGATGTGATGGGTTACCGCCGCTGGGGAATAGCTGCGGGTATTTTATTGGTGCTGCTTTATGCGCTGCTGCTGGCATCGGGCCATGTCTCTTTGGGCAGAAAATTATTTGCTTTAGGCGGCACGGTGGTTTTCCCCACGTTAGCGATGATAATCTTTATTCGGGAAAAACCGCGAAACATCATGGAAAGTATATTTGCCTTGATTGGTACCGCAGCCTTGAGCTTGATTGGCGCAGTATTAATGGTGGGGCTGCTGGCAGATAAGAGTTTTATGCTTAAATTAGATCAATTTATGGGTGTAAAGGCTGCTTTTGCAGGGCCGCCGGTGTTGATATTTATTTATTTGGCTTTTTTGCGTTACCGACGGGAGGACTGGGTGCCCAGAATTAAAGCAGTGCTGGAGAGCTATATTTCGGTTAAATATCTATTGTTGGTGGGTGTTCTTGGGCTGGTCGGACTGGTCTATATTATGCGCTCCGGCAATGAGGGAGTATTTGTCTCTGACCTCGAACTGCGCGTTCGCAGTCTCTTGGAGCAGATATTGGTGGTGCGGCCCAGGACTAAGGAGTTCTTAATCGGGCACCCGTTATTGTTCTTAACTTTCTACTTGGGATATAAAGACTATTTACTGCCGGTGGTTGTACTGGCCTCCATTGGCCAGGTGTCTTTGGTAAATACTTTTGCCCACAGCTGGACGCCGCTGGCAATTTCCCTCTTTCGAACTTTTAACGGTCTGTGGCTGGGTATCTTGGGCGGTATAGCGTTGGTGCTGCTCTATCGGCTTTGGTTGTGGCTGGAAGCGAGGTATTTACGTGGGTAA
- a CDS encoding S8 family serine peptidase — protein MRKFFAIIVIVFSLLSFLEPAAAVDTFSDIRGHWGEKAVLLGQSRGVISGYPDGSFQPERPVTRAEFIRMLVTALGLSYQRPAVAQAYSEFSDVEYNHWAKSDIIIGRESGLAKGYSSDKFAPSSVIRRQEMAALLVRALRYAGKTDIDQVPLNFTDRDSIAPWAGEYVAMAVGSGLMNGYPDGSFKPDYRATRAEAATMLYRLLKYTGGAFDYAGELLRTDGQLMYIKNSSGTVAFSVYRGTVFSSETGVMDYSKTAAMTGKNVSVNLNVYGDVTYGEIAEGFSIPEVELGKRQSWARTLMSHVRKGSSEGEMTAETEGKVKDESRSLKVTGDLMGVTDFVYQHQVSGSGQLVAIVDTGVDASHGDLQFLPDGSYKIADWVDYTNEGRVELTGTAPAEAKIKVEGEEYETSGITSVSGSYRYGFFLEEKLGFDVNFNGELDDRYLVLASDSNTAGVYNVVYVDTNGDGKVAEEKAMVAYRESHQFNNFLSESEGHRFPFVVSELNNSGEMVKLGFDAYGHGTHVAGIVAANGQISGIAPGARLLVIKAVNSSGEVDWGKLEEAVTYAAVAGADIINLSMGYYQDMTSGDSHLARTITELVKRYDVMFTVASGNKGPGIGTMAAPGNSADVVSVGAYISPTMWSQDFQWQVDEGGLWYFSSMGPRKDGMLMPTVVAPGSAISTAPGWAGVDYFLMEGTSMAAPHAAGVAALLRETAADNGIKVNAAKMRRAFGAGAKNISHLNMAEVGNGLLNIGGAWEYLRQADDPGQLGAVTYNEFYGMGSGLYARDFVPGQLPYQVLNYGAESRSLTWKATVDWMKPLFDETTLTAGQHRELPVRYDIPDEPGLYTGLLIGDDPETYGRDLELLGTVIRPYRPADDDGKLKMSGTLGAGQVKRYFVQVPPGTEKINARLAVPRADGKYMGRARIHLVQPNGEERVMTDYAGNAPQGYQAQGFITAEIDALLPGVWEVAVYSSATLSLYGQETSSYDLTVSLEGGEGSAATSEKPALVVGVIPGMASGRETGFMGLTLRDFDTKQPYDGVVEVNGLLYNVRDGRLRLKAEGPLVSVNI, from the coding sequence TTGCGTAAGTTTTTTGCTATTATAGTTATTGTTTTTAGTTTATTATCTTTTCTAGAACCTGCCGCTGCTGTGGATACTTTTTCTGATATCCGGGGGCATTGGGGTGAAAAGGCCGTATTGTTGGGTCAAAGCCGTGGGGTTATCAGCGGCTATCCTGACGGTTCATTTCAGCCGGAGAGGCCGGTTACCCGGGCGGAGTTTATCCGCATGTTGGTGACGGCACTGGGTCTTTCCTATCAGCGTCCTGCTGTGGCGCAGGCCTACAGTGAGTTTAGTGATGTGGAATACAATCATTGGGCTAAGTCGGATATTATCATAGGGCGGGAAAGTGGTTTGGCGAAGGGGTACAGCAGCGACAAATTTGCGCCGTCCAGTGTCATCAGACGTCAGGAAATGGCGGCCTTATTGGTGCGAGCGCTTCGCTATGCAGGGAAGACTGACATAGACCAGGTACCGCTCAATTTTACTGACCGGGACAGTATCGCCCCTTGGGCCGGTGAGTATGTGGCCATGGCGGTGGGCAGCGGCTTGATGAACGGCTACCCTGACGGCAGCTTCAAACCCGATTACCGAGCAACCAGGGCGGAAGCGGCGACGATGCTTTACCGACTTCTAAAATATACCGGCGGTGCTTTTGACTATGCAGGCGAACTGCTAAGAACCGACGGGCAGCTGATGTACATAAAAAACAGTTCGGGGACTGTGGCCTTTAGTGTCTATCGGGGTACTGTGTTTTCAAGTGAAACCGGCGTGATGGATTATAGCAAAACTGCGGCAATGACTGGTAAAAATGTTAGTGTCAATCTCAATGTCTATGGTGATGTGACTTATGGGGAAATCGCTGAGGGATTTAGCATCCCCGAGGTGGAGCTGGGCAAGAGGCAGTCGTGGGCGAGGACACTAATGAGCCATGTCCGAAAGGGCAGTTCCGAGGGAGAAATGACAGCCGAGACAGAGGGAAAAGTAAAAGATGAGTCGCGCAGTCTAAAGGTAACCGGAGATTTAATGGGTGTAACGGATTTTGTCTACCAGCATCAGGTCAGCGGCAGCGGGCAGTTGGTGGCGATTGTGGATACCGGGGTGGATGCATCCCACGGTGATCTGCAGTTTTTACCTGACGGCAGTTATAAAATAGCTGACTGGGTTGACTACACCAATGAAGGGCGGGTCGAACTCACCGGTACCGCCCCTGCCGAAGCCAAGATCAAGGTTGAAGGAGAAGAATACGAGACAAGTGGGATAACGTCTGTTAGCGGCAGTTATCGTTATGGCTTCTTTTTAGAAGAAAAACTGGGCTTTGATGTAAATTTCAACGGTGAGCTTGATGACCGCTATTTGGTGCTGGCATCAGACAGCAATACGGCCGGTGTCTATAATGTGGTTTATGTGGATACGAACGGCGATGGTAAGGTTGCTGAGGAAAAGGCAATGGTGGCCTACCGGGAAAGTCATCAGTTTAACAATTTTCTTTCCGAGAGTGAAGGACATCGGTTTCCCTTTGTAGTAAGCGAACTTAACAACAGCGGTGAAATGGTAAAGCTTGGCTTTGATGCGTACGGCCACGGGACACATGTTGCCGGCATCGTGGCGGCTAATGGCCAAATCAGTGGGATAGCACCAGGTGCTCGGCTGTTGGTGATAAAGGCGGTTAATTCATCCGGAGAGGTTGATTGGGGCAAACTGGAGGAGGCGGTTACTTACGCTGCGGTTGCCGGTGCAGATATCATTAACCTCAGCATGGGATATTATCAGGATATGACCAGCGGCGATTCTCATCTTGCCCGTACTATCACGGAACTGGTCAAGCGGTACGATGTGATGTTTACCGTGGCTAGCGGCAATAAGGGACCGGGTATCGGTACTATGGCGGCTCCGGGTAATTCCGCAGATGTAGTAAGTGTGGGAGCGTATATTTCTCCCACCATGTGGTCCCAAGACTTCCAGTGGCAGGTAGATGAAGGCGGGTTATGGTACTTCAGCTCAATGGGGCCGCGAAAGGACGGAATGCTCATGCCCACGGTAGTGGCCCCGGGCAGTGCGATATCAACTGCGCCGGGCTGGGCCGGAGTGGACTACTTCCTCATGGAAGGCACCAGTATGGCTGCACCTCATGCAGCAGGGGTAGCGGCGCTGCTTAGAGAAACTGCCGCTGATAATGGCATCAAGGTAAATGCGGCAAAAATGCGGCGTGCTTTTGGCGCAGGTGCAAAGAATATTTCTCACTTGAATATGGCCGAGGTCGGCAATGGCTTGCTGAATATTGGTGGTGCGTGGGAATATCTTCGTCAGGCCGATGACCCGGGCCAATTAGGTGCTGTAACTTATAATGAATTTTACGGTATGGGCAGCGGTCTATATGCCCGGGATTTTGTCCCTGGCCAACTGCCTTATCAGGTGCTTAATTATGGGGCAGAAAGCCGCAGCCTTACATGGAAGGCCACGGTGGATTGGATGAAACCTCTGTTTGATGAAACTACGTTAACTGCGGGACAGCATCGGGAACTGCCGGTGCGTTATGATATCCCTGATGAGCCAGGCCTTTACACCGGCTTGCTGATTGGCGATGACCCCGAAACTTATGGCAGGGACTTGGAGCTTCTTGGTACCGTAATCAGGCCCTACCGGCCGGCAGATGATGATGGTAAACTGAAAATGAGCGGGACTCTGGGGGCGGGCCAGGTGAAACGGTATTTTGTTCAGGTACCGCCAGGAACGGAAAAGATTAACGCTCGCTTAGCGGTACCCCGTGCGGATGGTAAATATATGGGCCGGGCGCGGATTCATTTGGTACAGCCGAACGGTGAAGAGAGAGTGATGACCGATTACGCCGGTAATGCGCCGCAGGGCTATCAAGCACAGGGCTTTATCACCGCGGAAATAGATGCACTGCTTCCCGGTGTCTGGGAAGTAGCTGTCTACAGCTCGGCAACTTTGAGTCTTTACGGGCAGGAAACATCCAGCTATGACTTGACGGTTTCGCTGGAGGGTGGCGAAGGGTCGGCTGCTACATCGGAGAAGCCCGCATTGGTGGTGGGCGTAATCCCGGGAATGGCTTCCGGGCGGGAAACCGGCTTTATGGGATTAACCTTACGGGACTTTGACACCAAGCAGCCTTATGACGGAGTGGTGGAAGTGAACGGGCTGCTGTACAATGTCAGAGATGGCCGATTGCGGCTTAAGGCCGAGGGCCCGTTGGTTTCGGTAAATATATAG
- a CDS encoding S-layer homology domain-containing protein, with amino-acid sequence MRSAKKFKLVVFVLLFTLAAAGTAMAAGKVFSDVKSGVWYEKPVAEMKAKGIVQGTGADTFSPDTEVTVQESIVFLGRLLDWEDGATTLPSTLINRSRVDTWAKGYVTAAVGNRVISGADLYLDPKAAAQRYEIAIFAVRALGLDDRARGRSGVSLEYADAADVPDRAVGYIDVAAEEGILTGNPDGSFKPKDSITRAQMAAVLERMEAKLDEERGNVVKGEFFGVITANGNIRIRQTDSQIKEYEVADSFLVYDGSSSILLSQVQALDAMSLVLDETGETALFGEVIDESEIQPQEFNLDGEITGVDTDTPSLTIDKEDGTDVTYTIADDAAIRLDYKEAELDELVAGQAVEIKVEGDLITQIMAESFEETVEGIVVKVEFGSDTRIIVSFDDEDEEESYLVDEDVDIDGDASGLRDIFAGQEVELELFNNRVINIDVTSVEDEAEGTITKLILAADPEVVVNVDGVERTFTFAPDASLEKDNDDIEIEDVRIGDYVELEITGRVVTYMDVTAKVVADYVMGEIENINDDAEVIIFKDNNTPIYLNDDTVIIKFGEEARLRHLNTGDEVFAVGIFKSGILEADTIVVIAATK; translated from the coding sequence ATGCGCAGTGCGAAGAAGTTTAAATTGGTGGTTTTTGTATTGTTGTTTACGCTGGCGGCGGCCGGCACGGCTATGGCGGCGGGGAAGGTATTTAGTGATGTGAAGTCCGGTGTCTGGTACGAAAAACCGGTGGCCGAGATGAAGGCCAAAGGGATTGTTCAAGGTACCGGGGCGGATACCTTTTCGCCGGATACGGAAGTGACTGTTCAGGAATCTATTGTCTTTTTAGGCCGCCTGTTAGACTGGGAGGATGGTGCCACCACCCTGCCGTCAACGTTGATCAACCGCAGCCGGGTGGACACATGGGCCAAGGGCTACGTGACAGCTGCTGTGGGAAACAGGGTGATTTCCGGTGCGGATTTGTATTTAGACCCAAAAGCCGCGGCGCAGCGTTATGAAATCGCTATTTTTGCAGTGCGGGCACTAGGATTGGATGACCGGGCCAGAGGGCGCTCAGGGGTTAGTCTTGAATACGCAGATGCCGCTGATGTACCTGACCGGGCAGTAGGTTATATTGATGTAGCTGCTGAAGAAGGGATACTTACCGGTAATCCGGACGGTTCTTTTAAACCCAAAGACAGTATTACCCGCGCCCAAATGGCAGCGGTATTGGAACGGATGGAAGCAAAACTTGACGAGGAACGGGGCAATGTGGTCAAAGGTGAATTCTTCGGCGTTATCACTGCCAACGGCAATATTAGAATTCGTCAGACAGACAGTCAGATTAAAGAATACGAAGTCGCTGATAGCTTTTTAGTCTATGATGGCAGTAGCAGTATTCTTTTAAGTCAGGTCCAAGCGCTGGATGCCATGTCCCTGGTGCTGGATGAAACAGGTGAAACAGCCCTCTTTGGGGAAGTAATTGATGAGTCAGAAATTCAACCCCAGGAATTCAACCTTGACGGTGAAATAACCGGTGTTGATACGGATACTCCCTCTCTTACCATAGATAAAGAGGACGGCACGGACGTAACTTATACAATCGCTGACGATGCAGCAATCCGCCTAGATTATAAGGAAGCTGAGTTGGATGAACTGGTAGCGGGTCAAGCAGTGGAAATTAAGGTTGAAGGTGACCTGATTACTCAAATAATGGCAGAGAGTTTTGAAGAAACGGTAGAAGGCATTGTAGTTAAGGTAGAGTTTGGCAGCGACACCAGAATAATCGTATCTTTTGACGATGAGGATGAAGAAGAAAGTTATCTGGTGGATGAAGATGTGGATATTGATGGAGATGCTTCCGGCCTGCGGGATATCTTTGCCGGTCAGGAAGTGGAATTGGAACTGTTCAATAACCGCGTGATAAATATAGATGTCACCTCGGTGGAAGATGAGGCGGAGGGAACTATCACTAAACTTATCCTAGCGGCAGACCCGGAGGTAGTGGTAAATGTAGATGGTGTTGAACGCACATTTACCTTTGCGCCGGATGCATCTTTAGAAAAGGATAACGATGATATAGAGATTGAAGACGTGCGCATCGGTGACTACGTGGAGCTTGAAATCACCGGTCGGGTGGTTACCTATATGGATGTAACCGCGAAAGTGGTGGCGGATTATGTCATGGGTGAGATTGAAAACATTAATGATGATGCGGAAGTAATTATTTTCAAAGACAATAATACACCAATCTATTTAAATGATGATACTGTTATCATCAAATTTGGTGAAGAAGCGAGGCTGCGTCATTTGAATACCGGAGACGAAGTTTTTGCCGTCGGTATCTTCAAGTCCGGCATTCTCGAAGCCGATACCATAGTCGTAATCGCTGCAACTAAATAA
- a CDS encoding S-layer homology domain-containing protein, producing MKKYFTFLLAMVMVFSLVTTAVAGPPQRVMEKKQLHRMWKAKFKDMGDHWAAEEVAEMSVKGFIKGYEDFTFRPKASVTNEQALAMIVRAVYPDAEVDIEDEMVDMKHWKQISSTWALEALAVALDKGLTTDEEMFKFIPRKAAKRIDVARYIARALDSEDIKTADVGLDFIDMDKVDDDDMSIMAQVVAVGIFNGNPDGTFKPHKAVTRAEMALLLGRLDENIENPADEDEVKGILEDLDEDVMELTLEGKSGVYDINEDVAVFRNNRGVDLDDLEMGDEVLLLFNEDGEITFIGAREVQEEETVEGVVTDVYDGDEPWIKIEDDDDDITKYMVDEDADIEIDGEDRDLHDVDEDDFVTLKLVDHMVVSIEVEAVEREYEGEIDEIDDDEIVLLIDDEKVSFDIDEDTEIELDGEEVDWHDLAEGDWAEVEVVRDTAVTISVEYEEEDMEGYFLSYDDDDDEIVVLIGGEQRTLPLADDVEIEIIDDLELDELIAGTKVELEVKNGEVTRLEADVN from the coding sequence ATGAAAAAGTATTTTACATTTTTGCTCGCAATGGTAATGGTATTTTCACTGGTGACTACTGCAGTAGCGGGTCCGCCTCAGCGGGTCATGGAGAAAAAACAGCTGCACAGAATGTGGAAGGCGAAATTTAAAGACATGGGTGACCATTGGGCTGCGGAAGAGGTAGCGGAAATGAGCGTCAAAGGATTTATTAAAGGTTATGAAGACTTTACATTCAGACCAAAGGCATCGGTTACCAATGAGCAGGCACTGGCCATGATAGTTCGGGCAGTATACCCTGATGCTGAGGTAGACATCGAAGATGAAATGGTGGATATGAAACACTGGAAGCAGATCAGCTCTACTTGGGCACTGGAAGCATTAGCTGTGGCGCTTGATAAGGGACTGACTACTGATGAAGAAATGTTTAAATTTATCCCGAGAAAAGCTGCCAAGCGGATTGATGTGGCGCGTTACATTGCCCGAGCGTTGGATAGTGAAGATATTAAGACCGCGGATGTAGGCCTTGATTTTATAGACATGGATAAGGTTGATGATGACGATATGAGCATCATGGCCCAAGTAGTAGCAGTGGGAATATTCAACGGCAATCCGGACGGCACCTTCAAGCCCCACAAAGCGGTAACTCGGGCGGAAATGGCCCTGCTACTAGGCAGACTGGATGAAAACATTGAGAATCCCGCTGACGAAGATGAAGTCAAAGGTATTCTTGAAGACCTAGATGAAGATGTTATGGAATTGACCCTGGAAGGAAAAAGCGGCGTTTACGATATTAATGAAGACGTGGCTGTTTTCCGGAACAACCGCGGCGTTGACTTAGATGATTTGGAAATGGGCGATGAAGTACTTCTGCTCTTCAATGAAGACGGAGAAATCACCTTTATCGGTGCCAGGGAAGTTCAAGAGGAAGAAACTGTCGAAGGTGTGGTCACAGACGTCTATGACGGCGACGAGCCGTGGATTAAAATTGAAGATGATGACGATGATATCACCAAATACATGGTAGATGAAGATGCAGACATCGAAATTGACGGTGAAGACCGAGACCTGCACGATGTTGATGAAGATGACTTTGTCACGCTCAAGTTGGTAGACCACATGGTGGTTTCCATAGAGGTTGAAGCCGTGGAGCGGGAATACGAAGGAGAAATAGACGAGATAGATGATGACGAAATCGTGCTTTTAATAGACGATGAGAAAGTAAGCTTTGATATTGATGAAGATACTGAGATAGAACTTGACGGTGAAGAGGTAGATTGGCACGATTTGGCCGAAGGCGACTGGGCTGAAGTTGAGGTAGTAAGGGATACCGCAGTAACAATCAGTGTGGAGTATGAGGAAGAAGACATGGAAGGCTACTTCTTAAGCTATGACGATGACGATGATGAAATCGTGGTACTTATTGGCGGCGAACAAAGGACTTTGCCTTTAGCTGACGATGTAGAAATTGAAATCATTGATGACCTTGAACTGGATGAATTGATTGCGGGTACCAAGGTTGAGCTGGAGGTTAAAAACGGCGAGGTAACAAGATTAGAGGCCGACGTAAACTAA
- a CDS encoding TetR/AcrR family transcriptional regulator — protein MDGIARDKRSQILRAAARVFSTKGFHKAKVEEIAAEAEVGKGTVYEYFSSKKELFQEMFKSSSMFYLDVLERKLDNKDSVVEKLRQVVSLHLNFIEKHKDIARIILREHMDLGEHLTSWMIEKQEEKVAYIQKLIDEGIDRGELKVMDTAVVARMFLGAVAFSGHMLFFGQEADTEHLTEQVMETLLNGMAQG, from the coding sequence ATGGATGGCATAGCCAGGGACAAACGCAGCCAGATATTAAGGGCTGCGGCCCGGGTGTTTAGCACCAAGGGCTTCCATAAGGCCAAGGTGGAAGAAATAGCAGCCGAGGCGGAAGTAGGCAAGGGTACCGTATACGAGTACTTTTCCAGTAAGAAAGAACTGTTTCAAGAGATGTTTAAGTCCAGCAGTATGTTTTATTTGGATGTGCTGGAGCGAAAATTAGACAACAAAGACAGCGTGGTGGAAAAGCTGCGTCAGGTGGTGTCCCTCCATTTAAATTTCATTGAAAAGCATAAGGACATAGCCCGGATAATCCTTAGAGAGCACATGGATTTGGGTGAGCATTTGACTAGTTGGATGATTGAGAAACAGGAAGAAAAAGTCGCATATATCCAGAAACTCATAGATGAAGGAATTGACCGTGGTGAGCTGAAAGTCATGGATACGGCGGTGGTCGCTAGGATGTTTTTAGGCGCGGTGGCTTTTAGCGGGCATATGCTCTTTTTCGGGCAAGAGGCGGATACTGAGCACCTTACAGAACAGGTGATGGAGACTTTGTTAAATGGAATGGCGCAGGGATAG
- the csaB gene encoding polysaccharide pyruvyl transferase CsaB has protein sequence MGKVVLSGYFGFNNLGDEAVLCGMVQGIRREIEGTDIIVLSNAPEETAVNLRVQAVNRWNPVQVLSAIRQSDVLVSGGGSLLQDVTGVKSLYYYLGIITLAKRLGKRVMVFAQGMGPLLRDSSQRNTARILNRVDAITVRDEDSYALLCSIGVKNEVTVTADPVLGLTGSTAAQGLSEKYGLTQGRYILVSPRRWKEDNHVAPLVQALRDLQDEGWDICLFPFHKPEDTQLCREIARQLTGEVRLLEEPLSMNVIRSIFSGAVMVLGMRLHSLIFAAAGNTPMVGISYDPKVDAFLQRVEQPNAGAAGTLSGDILMASCRQVIEAAPRYRRLLAKRQQELALMVQENYRQLAELVK, from the coding sequence GTGGGTAAGGTGGTTTTATCCGGGTATTTCGGTTTCAATAATTTGGGGGATGAGGCGGTACTGTGCGGTATGGTTCAGGGTATCCGCCGGGAAATTGAAGGAACGGATATTATTGTACTTTCCAATGCACCCGAAGAAACTGCCGTTAATTTGCGTGTTCAGGCAGTGAACCGCTGGAATCCCGTGCAGGTACTAAGTGCTATCCGCCAAAGTGATGTGTTGGTCAGCGGCGGCGGCAGCCTGCTGCAGGATGTTACCGGCGTAAAAAGCCTTTACTATTATCTGGGCATTATCACTTTGGCCAAGCGGCTGGGTAAACGGGTGATGGTTTTCGCTCAGGGAATGGGGCCGCTGCTAAGAGATAGCAGCCAGCGTAATACGGCCCGAATTTTGAACCGGGTTGATGCCATCACAGTGCGAGATGAGGATTCATATGCACTGCTGTGCTCTATCGGTGTAAAAAATGAGGTGACGGTGACCGCAGACCCGGTGCTAGGCCTGACTGGCAGTACCGCTGCCCAAGGGTTATCGGAAAAATATGGTTTAACCCAGGGGCGTTATATCTTGGTTTCGCCAAGGCGGTGGAAGGAAGATAATCACGTAGCACCGCTGGTGCAGGCGTTAAGAGATCTTCAAGATGAAGGATGGGATATCTGCCTCTTTCCCTTTCATAAACCCGAGGATACGCAGCTTTGCCGTGAAATTGCCAGGCAGCTGACTGGTGAAGTGCGGCTGTTGGAGGAACCTTTGTCTATGAATGTTATCCGCAGTATTTTCTCTGGGGCTGTTATGGTATTGGGGATGCGTCTTCACAGCTTGATTTTCGCGGCCGCAGGAAATACGCCCATGGTGGGAATTTCTTATGACCCAAAGGTCGACGCCTTTCTGCAGCGTGTGGAACAGCCCAATGCAGGGGCTGCGGGGACACTATCCGGTGATATATTGATGGCGTCATGCAGACAGGTGATTGAAGCGGCGCCCCGGTACCGCCGGTTGTTGGCGAAACGGCAGCAGGAATTGGCATTAATGGTTCAAGAAAATTACCGGCAGCTGGCGGAACTGGTTAAGTAG